The Osmia lignaria lignaria isolate PbOS001 chromosome 14, iyOsmLign1, whole genome shotgun sequence genome has a window encoding:
- the Rpt3 gene encoding 26S proteasome regulatory subunit Rpt3 isoform X1, with amino-acid sequence MEEMGIILPDKDVGEMDCKPVTGHYTGAGDELDVEDLYTKYKKLQRMLEFLEVQEEYIKDEQRNLKKEYLHAQEEVKRIQSVPLVIGQFLEAVDQNTGIVGSTTGSNYYVRILSTIDRELLKPSASVALHKHSNALVDVLPPEADSSISMLQADEKPDIQYSDIGGMDMQKQEIREAVELPLTHFELYKQIGIDPPRGVLMYGPPGCGKTMLAKAVARHTTAAFIRVVGSEFVQKYLGEGPRMVRDVFRLAKENSPAIIFVDEIDAIATKRFDAQTGADREVQRILLELLNQMDGFDQTTNVKVIMATNRADTLDPALLRPGRLDRKIEFPLPDRRQKRLIFSTITAKMNLSEEVDLEDYVARPDRISGADINAICQEAGMHAVRENRYIVLAKDFEKGYKNNIKKDESEHEFYK; translated from the exons atgGAGGAGATGGGCATTATTTTGCCTGATAAG GATGTTGGAGAAATGGATTGTAAACCTGTAACTGGACATTACACTGGTGCTGGAGATGAATTAGATGTTGAAGATTTATATACTAAATATAAG AAATTACAAAGGATGTTGGAATTTCTTGAAGTTCAAGAAGAATACATCAAAGATGAGCAACGTAATTTAAAGAAAGAATATTTACATGCTCAAGAAGAGGTAAAACGTATACAAAGTGTACCTCTGGTTATTGGGCAATTTTTAGAAGCTGTAGATCAAAATACTGGTATAGTAGGTTCCACTACAGGCTCTAATTATTATGTAAGGATTTTGTCTACAATTGATAGAGAGCTGTTAAAGCCTTCTGCCAGTGTAGCACTTCACAAGCATAGCAATGCTTTAGTAGATGTTTTACCTCCAGAAGCTGATTCAAGTATATCAATGTTGCAAGCAG ATGAGAAACCTGATATTCAGTATAGTGATATTGGAGGTATGGATATGCAGAAACAGGAAATCAGGGAAGCAGTAGAATTACCTCTTACTCATTTTGAATTATATAAGCAGATTGGAATTGATCCCCCAAGGGGTGTGTTAATGTATGGTCCACCTGGATGTGGTAAAACTATGCTTGCAAAAGCTGTAGCTAGACATACTACAG CTGCGTTTATTCGCGTAGTAGGTTCTGAATTTGTACAAAAATACTTGGGTGAAGGACCAAGAATGGTCAGGGATGTTTTCCGTTTAGCCAAAGAAAATTCACCAGCTATAATTTTTGTTGATGAAATTGATGCTATAGCCACGAAAAGATTCGATGCTCAAACAGGAGCAGATCGCGAGGTGCAACGTATTCTTTTAGAATTGCTTAATCAAATGGATGGTTTTGATCAAACCACCAATGTTAAAGTTATAATGGCAACGAACAG AGCGGATACGTTAGATCCTGCGCTTTTACGTCCTGGTAGATTAGATCGTAAAATAGAATTTCCTCTTCCCGATCGTCGACAAAAACGTTTGATATTCTCTACAATTACTGCCAAAATGAATTTAAGCGAAGAAGTGGATCTCGAAGATTATGTAGCCCGGCCAGATAGGATTTCCGGCGCTGATATTAATGCAATTTGTCAAGAAGCAGGAATGCATGCTGTTCGTGAGAATCGATATATA
- the Rpt3 gene encoding 26S proteasome regulatory subunit Rpt3 isoform X2 — protein MDCKPVTGHYTGAGDELDVEDLYTKYKKLQRMLEFLEVQEEYIKDEQRNLKKEYLHAQEEVKRIQSVPLVIGQFLEAVDQNTGIVGSTTGSNYYVRILSTIDRELLKPSASVALHKHSNALVDVLPPEADSSISMLQADEKPDIQYSDIGGMDMQKQEIREAVELPLTHFELYKQIGIDPPRGVLMYGPPGCGKTMLAKAVARHTTAAFIRVVGSEFVQKYLGEGPRMVRDVFRLAKENSPAIIFVDEIDAIATKRFDAQTGADREVQRILLELLNQMDGFDQTTNVKVIMATNRADTLDPALLRPGRLDRKIEFPLPDRRQKRLIFSTITAKMNLSEEVDLEDYVARPDRISGADINAICQEAGMHAVRENRYIVLAKDFEKGYKNNIKKDESEHEFYK, from the exons ATGGATTGTAAACCTGTAACTGGACATTACACTGGTGCTGGAGATGAATTAGATGTTGAAGATTTATATACTAAATATAAG AAATTACAAAGGATGTTGGAATTTCTTGAAGTTCAAGAAGAATACATCAAAGATGAGCAACGTAATTTAAAGAAAGAATATTTACATGCTCAAGAAGAGGTAAAACGTATACAAAGTGTACCTCTGGTTATTGGGCAATTTTTAGAAGCTGTAGATCAAAATACTGGTATAGTAGGTTCCACTACAGGCTCTAATTATTATGTAAGGATTTTGTCTACAATTGATAGAGAGCTGTTAAAGCCTTCTGCCAGTGTAGCACTTCACAAGCATAGCAATGCTTTAGTAGATGTTTTACCTCCAGAAGCTGATTCAAGTATATCAATGTTGCAAGCAG ATGAGAAACCTGATATTCAGTATAGTGATATTGGAGGTATGGATATGCAGAAACAGGAAATCAGGGAAGCAGTAGAATTACCTCTTACTCATTTTGAATTATATAAGCAGATTGGAATTGATCCCCCAAGGGGTGTGTTAATGTATGGTCCACCTGGATGTGGTAAAACTATGCTTGCAAAAGCTGTAGCTAGACATACTACAG CTGCGTTTATTCGCGTAGTAGGTTCTGAATTTGTACAAAAATACTTGGGTGAAGGACCAAGAATGGTCAGGGATGTTTTCCGTTTAGCCAAAGAAAATTCACCAGCTATAATTTTTGTTGATGAAATTGATGCTATAGCCACGAAAAGATTCGATGCTCAAACAGGAGCAGATCGCGAGGTGCAACGTATTCTTTTAGAATTGCTTAATCAAATGGATGGTTTTGATCAAACCACCAATGTTAAAGTTATAATGGCAACGAACAG AGCGGATACGTTAGATCCTGCGCTTTTACGTCCTGGTAGATTAGATCGTAAAATAGAATTTCCTCTTCCCGATCGTCGACAAAAACGTTTGATATTCTCTACAATTACTGCCAAAATGAATTTAAGCGAAGAAGTGGATCTCGAAGATTATGTAGCCCGGCCAGATAGGATTTCCGGCGCTGATATTAATGCAATTTGTCAAGAAGCAGGAATGCATGCTGTTCGTGAGAATCGATATATA
- the Larp7 gene encoding la related protein 7, producing MVMEEQQSDMELDSERVPVPHVQKPIEESHIETVNKVTSTSRGKPRLRKKALHAAILKQMEFYFSDANLTKDRFLNNLIKEDPYVDLRIFLRFNKIRDLTTDINRINKALQASTILSISDDGTKVCRVTPIVQKENIDECTVYVQNLPPDADHETLSLIFSQYGQVVYVSVPRFKNNKKIKGFAFVEFNTPEEAGKCLKAFQKKGCLLPSYTAPDELLSITTFDDMEKDVTLKGKQINSSENCEFIIDNQNAIDIQGLENIEIDKNVEEKEEPVMVTEKGESVIVADSNTTTTADNHDSSNSDNHENKNKKKARKRKHKDVEFPETVDIEKQSDNESTKSKKKKVKQSSDVNSDEMESSNEKQNDSFTDSIQKKPNKSKKCVSVNEEQVSNDCEEMVTEVNAVPVSEEQENKTKNKKKRKRKKQSKIKDVSYSMGLQVMAKKDWKHLRNKYLELQRSKMKQLKQHLKKARWNQWSNYEKNKADREENDEKDKINKRDNISTCRFSFIPGVIVKVEMDKPCTDPKSFKMELKSNNSVKYIDVENGSYIAYVRCDTSEAAQTFTQKSDKERNMAVLEGEEEKMYWDKILRDREEKLSKTVKIKQRGRNKLLKKAEKELGKHIKFDEV from the exons ATGGTGATGGAAGAACAACAATCTGATATGGAACTAGACTCAGAAAGAGTTCCTGTTCCTCATGTACAAAAACCAATAGAAGAATCACATATAGAAACAGTTAATAAAGTTACAAGCACTTCACGAGGGAAACCTAGACTTAGAAAAAAGGCATTACATGCTGCAATACTTAAACAAATGGAATTTTACTTCAGTGATGCAAATTTAACTAAAGACAGGTTTCTGAATAATTTGATTAAAGAAGATCCAT ATGTTGATCTCAGAATCTTCCTCCGGTTCAATAAAATACGAGATTTAACTACTGATATAAATAGAATAAACAAAGCTCTGCAAGCATCAACAATATTATCTATATCAGATGATGGAACAAAAGTTTGTCGTGTAACACCTATAGTacagaaagaaaatattgatgAATGTACAGTTTATGTACAAAATTTACCTCCAGATGCAGATCATGAAACTTTGAGTTTAATATTTTCTCAGTATGGTCAAGTTGTATATGTTTCAGTTCcaagatttaaaaataataaaaaaataaagggTTTTGCATTTGTAGAGTTCAATACACCTGAAGAGGCTGGAAAGTGCCTCAAG gCTTTTCAAAAAAAAGGCTGTCTTTTACCTTCATATACTGCCCCTGATGAACTTCTAAGTATTACTACTTTTGATGATATGGAGAAAGATGTAACATTAAaaggaaaacaaataaattcaAGTGAAAATtgtgaatttattattgataatCAAAATGCTATTGATATCCAAggattagaaaatattgaaattgataaaaatgtagaagagaaagaagaaccTGTAATGGTTACAGAGAAAGGAGAATCGGTAATAGTTGCAGATTCTAATACTACTACTACTGCAGACAATCATGACAGTTCTAATTCAGATaatcatgaaaataaaaataaaaaaaaagcaagAAAGAGAAAACACAAAGACGTAGAATTTCCTGAAACTGTTGATATAGAAAAACAGTCAGATAATGAATCAACAAAAAGCAAGAAGAAAAAAGTTAAACAATCTTCAGATGTAAATAGCGATGAAATGGAATCCAGCAATGAAAAACAGAACGATAGTTTTACTGATAGTATTCAGAAAAAGCCAAACAAATCTAAGAAGTGTGTATCTGTAAATGAAGAACAGGTATCAAACGATTGTGAAGAAATGGTAACTGAAGTCAATGCAGTTCCAGTCTCAGAAGaacaagaaaataaaactaaaaataagaaaaaaagaaaacgaaagaaacaaAGTAAAATTAAAGATGTTAGTTATAGTATGGGGTTACAAGTAATGGCTAAAAAAGATTGGAAACATCTTAGAAATAAATACTTGGAATTACAGAGGAGTAAAATGAAACAACTTAAACAGCATCTTAAAAAAGCAAGATGGAATCAGTGGTCTAATTACGAAAAAAATAAAGCTGACAGAGAAGAAAACGATGAGAAGGATAAAATAAACAAGCGAGATAATATAAGTACGTGTCGCTTTTCATTTATTCCAGGAGTTATAGTTAAAGTTGAAATGGATAAACCATGTACGGATCCAAAAAGTTTTAAA ATGGAGTTAAAGAGTAATAATTCTGTAAAGTATATAGATGTTGAAAATGGTTCTTACATTGCTTATGTGAGATGCGATACAAGCGAAGCCGCGCAAACATTTACACAAAAATCTGATAAGGAGAGAAACATGGCAGTATTAGAAG GTGAGGAAGAAAAAATGTACTGGGATAAAATTTTACGCGacagagaagaaaaattaagtAAGACTGTTAAAATTAAACAGAGAGGGAGAAACAAACTATTGAAGAAGGCAGAAAAAGAACTTGGAAAGCATATTAAATTTGATGAAGTGTAA
- the Gar1 gene encoding gar1 ribonucleoprotein → MSFRGRGGGGFGRGGGGGGGFRGGRGGGGFRGGRGGGGFDRGGRGYDQGPPEQVTALGRFTWTVQDDLVAKVDIEQVPFFNAPIYTENKQQVGKIDEIFGNIRDYYVSIKLSENIKASSFHKDTQLFIDPAKLLPLQRFLPKPPGSEQKRGGGGGRGMKRGGGGRGGGGRGGGRPSFGRGGFGNRGGGGGGFRSRGGGGGGGGGGFGRGRGRGKW, encoded by the exons atgtcatttcGCGGTCGTGGAGGTGGAGGATTTGGAAGAGGcggtggaggaggaggtggattTAGGGGCGGAAGAGGAGGTGGAGGATTTCGAGGAGGACGTGGAGGTGGTGGATTTGATAGAGGAGGAAGAGg ATATGATCAAGGTCCACCAGAACAAGTGACTGCATTAGGTCGTTTCACATGGACAGTTCAAGATGACCTAGTTGCTAAAGTAGACATAGAACAAGTACCTTTTTTTAATGCTCCAATCTATACAGAAAATAAACAACAGGTTGGAAAAATAGATGAAATATTTGGTAATATCAGGGATTACTATGTGTCTATAAAACTATCAGAGAATATAAAGGCATCCAGTTTTCATAAAGATACACAG TTATTCATAGATCCAGCAAAATTATTACCTCTACAAAGGTTTCTGCCTAAACCTCCTGGATCAGAACAAAAAAgaggcggtggcggtggccGAGGGATGAAAAGAGGTGGTGGAGGACGTGGTGGTGGTGGCCGAGGTGGCGGTAGACCATCATTTGGACGTGGTGGTTTTGGCAAtagaggaggtggaggtggtggtTTCAGAAGTCGTGGTGGAGGCGGCGGTGGCGGAGGAGGAGGATTTGGAAGAGGTCGTGGAAGAGGAAAGTGGTAG
- the Tango14 gene encoding transport and golgi organization 14 has protein sequence MFIVLRILLILTHFICDLFAAVYNCYTSLYRKCTKIWYGENLRTESEMLITTANKKKKLPRHIVIVFGTMENTIFDCIRIIGWCITLGIPYISFFDINGFLVRNESSLKYELAKRRPDLMDHISWNKPNVKSTRNGITDSKLKTRVFLLSSSDGKGEIVTLTKKLAEAVIAGTIKSEEINIDLLDEKLNVWRIPDPDLGIIYGHVCCTYGALPWQTRITEFFTLPLHFCLSVKDFICLLEKYSKCEQRYGK, from the exons ATGTTCATAGTATTACGTATATTGTTGATACTAACGCACTTTATATGCGACTTGTTTGCCGCGGTTTATAATTGCTACACGAGCCTTTATCGCAAGTGTACTAAGATTTGGTACGGTGAAAACTTAAGGACAGAATCTGAAATGTTAATAACAACAgcgaacaagaagaaaaaactaCCCAGGCATATAGTGATTGTTTTCGGCACGATGGAAAATACTATTTTTGACTGCATACGAATCATTGGGTGGTGTATCACACTTGGTATACCGTACATCAGTTTTTTTGACATTAATG GTTTTTTAGTCAGAAATGAGAGTTCTTTGAAATATGAACTAGCAAAGAGGCGGCCTGATTTAATGGATCATATAAGTTGGAATAAACCAAATGTAAAATCCACGCGAAATGGAATAACGG ATTCCAAGTTAAAAACAAGGGTATTTTTATTATCCTCTTCAGATGGGAAAGGAGAAATAGTAacattaacaaaaaaattagcTGAAGCTGTTATAGCAGGAACAATTAAatctgaagaaataaatattgatttacTTGATGAAAAACTAAATGTATGGAGAATTCCAGACCCTGATTTAGGGATAATATATGGCCATGTTTGTTGCACCTATGGTGCTTTACCATGGCAAACACGAATAACAGAATTTTT CACACTACCTTTGCATTTCTGCCTATCTGTGAAGGATTTTATATGTTTGTTAGAAAAGTACAGTAAATGTGAGCAACGATATGGGAAATAA
- the LOC117609146 gene encoding FMRFamide-related peptides — protein sequence MTLLSSLYVLPFLCNYVLVSSSILTPLKADGSLRIFKDPSSDFDYVLKRHSNGDGRSEDSDLKERRSNPGSSFIRYGRSDPDGNVEKILNGDDGSSKVNRYPRWKSPDIVIRFGRSGFRTMNSDREYKRGRNDLNFIRYGRNVQVYPLEIDMTSVCSDLLSNEESKDNYPYETRLLRLCNILNNIDADHRNSLDFLEERIDSKHD from the exons ATG ACCCTGTTATCATCTCTGTACGTGTTGCCGTTCCTCTGCAACTACGTATTGGTGTCATCGTCGATATTGACTCCTCTGAAGGCCGACGGTAGCCTAAGGATCTTCAAGGATCCGTCCAGCGATTTCGACTACGTGCTGAAGAGACACAGCAACGGGGATGGTCGTTCAGAGGATTCTGATTTAAAGGAACGACGAAGCAACCCGGGTTCTTCGTTCATCAGATACGGTCGCAGCGATCCGGATGGTAACGTGGAGAAAATTTTGAACGGTGACGATGGTAGCTCGAAAGTAAACAGGTATCCTCGTTGGAAATCACCGGACATCGTGATCAGATTCGGTCGATCTGGATTCAGAACGATGAACAGTGACAGAGAGTATAAACGAGGAAGAAatgatttgaattttattaG ATACGGCCGAAACGTGCAAGTCTACCCGTTGGAGATCGACATGACATCCGTGTGTTCAGATCTATTGTCAAACGAAGAATCGAAGGATAATTATCCTTATGAAACGAGGTTGCTTCGTTTGTGCAACATTCTGAACAACATCGATGCCGATCACAGGAACAGTCTGGACTTCTTAGAGGAAAGGATCGACTCGAAACACGATTAA